A region from the Panicum hallii strain FIL2 chromosome 1, PHallii_v3.1, whole genome shotgun sequence genome encodes:
- the LOC112890347 gene encoding 7-deoxyloganetin glucosyltransferase-like, producing MGSLGGAAQGSSKPHAVCLPYPAQGHITPMLNVAKLLHARGFHVTFVNTEYNHARLVRTRGAAAVAGVPGFRFATIPDGLPPSEDDDVTQDIPSLCRSTTETCLGPFRRLLAELNDDSAATGHPLVTCVVSDVVMGFSIDAAKELGLPYVQLWTASTISFLAYQHYRLLMSRGLAPLKDAEQLTNGFLDTPVDDVPGLRSMRFRDFPSFIRTTDLDEFMVRYVLKETGRSAGASAVIVNTFDELEGEAVAAMESLGLARKVYTLGPLPLLAREDPPTPRSSISLSLWKEQAECLRWLDGREPGAVVYVNFGSITVMTNEQLVEFAWGLANSGRQFLWIIRRDLVKGDSAVLPPEFLAATADRGLMASWCPQQEVLDHPSVGAFLTHSGWNSTLEAMCGGVPVISWPFFADQQTNCRYQCNVWGVGMEIDANVRRDAVAGLITELMEGEQGKEMRRKTGEWRDKAIEAAKPGGASHRNFDELVRDVLLPKN from the exons ATGGGCTCCCTCGGCGGCGCCGCGCAGGGCAGCAGCAAGCCGCACGCCGTGTGCCTGCCGTACCCGGCGCAGGGCCACATCACCCCGATGCTCAACGTGGCCAAGCTGCTCCACGCCCGGGGCTTCCACGTCACCTTCGTCAACACCGAGTACAACCACGCCCGCCTCGTCCGgacccgcggcgccgccgccgtggccggCGTCCCGGGCTTCCGCTTCGCCACCATCCCGGACGGCCTGCCCCCCTCGGAGGACGACGACGTCACGCAGGACATCCCCTCGCTCTGCAGGTCCACCACCGAGACCTGCCTCGGCCCCTTCCGCCGCCTCCTTGCGGAGCTCAACGACGACTCCGCGGCCACGGGCCACCCGCTCGTCACCTGCGTCGTCTCCGACGTCGTCATGGGCTTCTCCATCGACGCCGCCAAGGAGCTCGGACTACCCTACGTCCAGCTCTGGACCGCGAGCACCATCAGCTTCCTCGCCTACCAGCACTACCGCCTCCTCATGAGCCGGGGCCTCGCCCCACTCAAAG ATGCCGAGCAGCTGACGAACGGATTCCTCGACACGCCGGTGGACGACGTGCCGGGGCTGCGGAGCATGAGGTTCCGGGACTTCCCGAGCTTCATCCGCACGACGGACCTGGACGAGTTCATGGTGCGCTACGTCCTCAAGGAGACGGGGCGCTCGGCGGGCGCGTCGGCGGTGATCGTCAACACCTTCGACGAGCTCGAGggcgaggcggtggcggccatGGAGTCGCTGGGCCTGGCGCGCAAGGTCTACACGCTGGGCCCGCTCCCGCTGCTGGCGCGCGAGGACCCGCCCACCCCGCGCTCCTCCATCAGCCTCAGCCTCTGGAAGGAGCAGGCGGAGTGCCTGCGGTGGCTCGACGGCAGGGAGCCCGGCGCCGTCGTCTACGTCAACTTCGGCAGCATCACCGTCATGACCAACGAGCAGCTGGTGGAGTTCGCGTGGGGGCTGGCCAACAGCGGCCGCCAGTTCCTGTGGATCATCCGGCGCGACCTCGTCAAGGGCGACAGCGCCGTGCTGCCCCCGGAGTTCCTCGCCGCCACGGCCGACCGCGGGCTCATGGCGAGCTGGTGCCcgcagcaggaggtgctggacCACCCGTCCGTCGGCGCGTTCCTGACGCACAGCGGCTGGAACTCCACCCTGGAGGCCATGTGCGGCGGCGTCCCCGTCATCAGCTGGCCCTTCTTCGCCGACCAGCAGACCAACTGCCGGTACCAATGCAACGTGTGGGGCGTGGGCATGGAGATCGACGCCAACGTCCGCCGCGACGCCGTGGCGGGCCTCATCACTGAGCTCATGGagggggagcaggggaaggagaTGAGGAGGAAGACCGGGGAATGGAGGGACAAGGCGATCGAGGCGGCCAAGCCCGGGGGGGCGTCGCACCGCAACTTCGACGAGCTGGTCCGCGACGTGCTCCTGCCCAAGAACTAG
- the LOC112877663 gene encoding EPIDERMAL PATTERNING FACTOR-like protein 1 codes for MAVSSPHRALLAAVLLGFLLGAATSIRTAKFSSSQNLAEDKSRLGSTPPSCRNRCSACNPCTPVQVTTVPGLGGAARVTDDTVAGFSRYSNYKPLGWKCRCDGRLYDP; via the exons ATGGCCGTGAGCTCACCTCACCGGGCACTCCTCGCCGCCGTGCTCCTTGGCTTCCTCCTCGGCGCCGCGACCAGCATCCGCACGGCGAAGTTTTCCTCTTCTCAG AACCTGGCGGAGGACAAGTCGCGGCTGGGGTCGACGCCTCCGAGCTGCCGCAACCGGTGCAGCGCGTGCAACCCCTGCACACCCGTCCAGGTGACGACCGTGCCGGGgctcggcggcgcggcccgcGTCACCGACGACACGGTGGCCGGCTTCTCCCGCTACTCCAACTACAAGCCGCTGGGGTGGAAATGCCGCTGCGACGGCCGCCTCTACGACCCCTAG